The following proteins are co-located in the Manihot esculenta cultivar AM560-2 chromosome 7, M.esculenta_v8, whole genome shotgun sequence genome:
- the LOC122724061 gene encoding uncharacterized protein LOC122724061, translating to MRQFGMQQHIPAEPHQSAALHDVDLRKSDTNWAEVHSHWIARWNTRDTRIVTGPPATEPLHFHSEYMEWYRRVSRRWISVKGAAMGTGEDGLEHMYAIATNPTTGSMTAMCDLIQSVSFCMMEERRQTQLPAPHRAPAAPSNMDDPDNPPIPDSVARGSRGRAGGYGRGRRRGHIHAEQGDRDVNPVPPPMEYHRSQSFHEDQPSSSNVPISSHVPSMFNPGAYGVPYTPMGSVFPAFAPEPMHAPSSSRQFHMSGGSAQNIFSGYNAGLGYGPSGVGQFRHSDPSAAVVQDLDVNAPAQEELDPEQLLAPGPWRGRLRAPHERRHRGCGTGGHH from the exons ATGCGACAGTTTGGGATGCAGCAGCATATTCCTGCTGAACCTCATCAGTCTGCTGCACTACACGATGTGGATTTGCGTAAAAGCGACACGAACTGGGCAGAAGTCCACTCTCATTGGATCGCGCGCTGGAACACACGGGATACAAGAATAGTCACTGGCCCGCCAGCAACAGAGCCACTCCATTTCCATTCAGAGTATATGGAGTGGTACCGTAGGGTGTCCAGACGCTGGATTTCAGTGAAAGGAGCGGCAATGGGAACCGGg GAGGATGGTCTGGAGCACATGTACGCTATTGCTACAAACCCGACCACGGGGAGTATGACAGCTATGTGTGACCTCATACAGTCTGTTTCATTCTGTATGATGGAAGAGAGGCGGCAAACACAACTGCCAGCTCCACATCGAGCACCTGCTGCACCGTCCAACATGGATGACCCAGATAACCCGCCTATTCCCGATTCTGTGGCACGTGGTAGTCGGGGTAGGGCTGGTGGATATGGTAGGGGCCGAAGAAGGGGTCACATCCATGCTGAACAAGGTGATAGGGATGTGAATCCAGTGCCTCCCCCTATGGAGTATCATCGGTCGCAATCATTCCACGAAGATCAACCCAGTTCATCTAACGTGCCCATCTCATCTCATGTGCCTTCTATGTTTAATCCCGGTGCTTATGGTGTCCCGTACACGCCAATGGGATCAGTGTTTCCTGCATTTGCGCCCGAGCCTATGCATGCACCATCGTCTTCGAGACAGTTTCATATGTCAGGCGGAAGTGCACAAAATATTTTTTCGGGATATAACGCTGGATTAGGATATGGCCCGAGTGGTGTCGGTCAGTTTAGACATTCAGATCCTTCTGCTGCTGTCGTGCAAGATCTAGACGTAAACGCACCGGCACAGGAAGAACTTGATCCTGAACAGTTATTGGCACCAGGACCATGGCGAGGTCGCTTACGGGCTCCACATGAGAGGAGACATCGAGGCTGTGGTACTGGTGGTCATCACTGA
- the LOC110606280 gene encoding uncharacterized protein LOC110606280 produces the protein MAVPAYANIHWDGNIINSCNGYDYEGGFSKIIPMGKQISFNQLVGKIARAIGISGSNEFIETISFRKPIIVDGSLKFECMEIWGEDDISSMFNYLYLIGGIPGIEIYVKILRYVDTTNDDADIGPSGTAVESNDEPCEEQNVVHDYGLSDSLAGPSINLSDTVQNENEDEDEDDDDDDDDSWMSTEDDDDDNGQEDRGSESRYYNTQFSNPIVPVVHPPPYAEIDFDLLRVDPYDRPEGRSFWDPSKEFSVGMIFSSRDAVAAAAKEYHLRHHHQFCYHETREKTYSIKCKDKDSGCAWRLRASKKEGEDVWKITRYSGPHTCTNPQVTKNHSQLDENFICSFIFALIEQQPDIKIAALQAEVRDKYGYEPSYQKTWKAKQKAIARLYGGWDESYSRLRRFMTALHHFNPETVYMIEDNPHWINERLNPMCRVFDRMFWAFKQSIEGFKHCRPVISIDGTFLYGKYTGCILCATALDGNNQLFPLAFAIVDKEDGDNWSWFMDCLRIFVTNREDLCVISDRHAGILKAMQKDWWQPPAGHHRYCIRHFLSNYNKTFKNAAIKEALRKAANENQKRKFYEAMNNIREVHPESYDWAMKTNLEKWTRSHDGGQRYGVMTTNMVESLNGMMKGFRALPITAMVEKIFFQCVHYFDTRRTTFLEQQSKGYVFTQSCSETLRANAIKANGHRVRRFNSQTMVCEIITANGRQKQVVKLMDQTCTCGKFQEMRIPCSHAIAACMSHSIDYEQFISEYYKLDRTMQCYAYTFHPLGHPDYWPPTDGLPHVPDISRIRKKGRPRSSRIRNEMDWRSNKINETSRVHCSICGRVGHNKKTCMGGAPSR, from the exons ATGGCGGTTCCTGCATATGCTAATATTCATTGGGATggtaatattataaatagttgtAATGGTTACGATTATGAAGGAGGTTTTTCAAAGATTATTCCAATGGGTAAACAGATAAGTTTTAATCAACTTGTTGGTAAAATTGCTCGTGCAATTGGAATATCCGGGAGTAATGAATTTATAGAGACAATTAGTTTTAGAAAGCCTATAATTGTTGATGGATCCTTGAAATTTGAATGTATGGAGATATGGGGTGAAGATGATATATCTAGTATGTTTAATTACTTATATCTAATTGGTGGTATACCTGGTATTGAAATATATGTTAAGATACTTCGTTATGTTGATACTACAAATGACGATGCTGATATTGGTCCATCTGGAACTGCTGTGGAATCAAATGATGAACCATGTGAAGAACAAAATGTTGTTCATGATTATGGTTTATCTGATAGTCTTGCAGGGCCATCAATTAATTTATCTGATACAGTACAGAATGAGAACGAGGATGAGGACGAAGATGATGATGACGATGACGATGATTCATGGATGTCTactgaggatgatgatgatgacaaTGGTCAGGAGGATCGTGGGAGTGAGTCTCGATATTACAACACACAATTTTCTAATCCTATTGTGCCTGTTGTTCATCCCCCCCCATATGCAGAAATAGACTTCGATTTGCTGAGGGTAGATCCTTATGATAGGCCAGAAGGTCGTTCCTTTTGGGATCCTTCTAAAGAGTTTTCAGTTGGGATGATATTTTCTTCGAGAGATGCAGTGGCTGCGGCTGCAAAAGAATATCATCTGAGACATCATCATCAATTTTGTTATCATGAAACAAGAGAGAAGACTTATTCCATAAAGTGTAAAGACAAAGACAGTGGGTGTGCATGGAGGCTTCGAGCATCCAAGAAAGAAGGAGAGGATGTATGGAAGATTACGAGATACAGTGGACCACACACATGTACGAATCCTCAGGTGACAAAAAACCATAGCCAATtggatgaaaattttatttgttcatTTATCTTTGCATTAATTGAACAGCAGCCCGATATAAAAATTGCTGCCCTACAAGCTGAAGTGCGGGATAAATATGGATACGAGCCGTCTTATCAGAAAACATGGAAAGCTAAGCAGAAGGCAATTGCAAGGCTTTATGGGGGTTGGGATGAATCATACAGTCGTTTGCGTAGATTCATGACTGCTCTTCATCACTTTAACCCAGAAACAGTATACATGATTGAAGATAATCCACATTGGATAAATGAACGATTAAATCCAATGTGTCGTGTATTTGACCGTATGTTTTGGGCTTTTAAGCAATCGATTGAGGGATTTAAACATTGCCGACCTGTTATCTCAATCGATGGGACATTCTTATACGGAAAATACACCGGGTGTATACTGTGTGCAACCGCACTTGATGGAAATAATCAACTATTTCCATTAGCTTTTGCCATTGTGGATAAGGAGGACGGGGACAATTGGTCATGGTTTATGGATTGCTTAAGGATCTTTGTAACCAACCGAGAAGATTTGTGTGTAATTTCAGATCGACATGCTGGTATTTTGAAGGCGATGCAGAAAGACTGGTGGCAACCTCCAGCTGGTCATCATCGTTATTGCATAAGGCATTTTTTGAGTAATTATAATAAGACATTCAAAAATGCAGCAATAAAGGAAGCGTTGCGCAAGGCAG CGAATGAAAAtcagaaaagaaagttttacgAAGCAATGAATAATATTCGGGAGGTGCATCCTGAATCATACGATTGGGCAATGAAGACAAATTTAGAGAAGTGGACAAGATCACACGATGGTGGACAGAGGTATGGCGTGATGACAACAAATATGGTTGAATCTCTGAATGGCATGATGAAAGGATTTAGAGCGTTGCCTATAACGGCAATGgtggaaaaaatatttttccaatGTGTTCATTATTTTGATACGCGGAGGACAACTTTTTTGGAGCAACAAAGTAAGGGCTATGTTTTCACTCAGTCTTGCAGTGAAACTCTGCGTGCTAATGCCATTAAAGCCAATGGACATAGAGTTAGACGGTTCAACAGTCAGACCATGGTTTGTGAAATAATTACAGCAAATGGTAGGCAAAAACAAGTGGTCAAACTCATGGATCAAACATGCACATGTGGTAAATTTCAGGAGATGAGGATACCATGTTCACATGCAATTGCCGCATGCATGTCCCATTCAATTGACTACGAACAGTTTATATCTGAGTATTATAAATTAGATCGTACCATGCAATGTTACGCGTACACATTCCACCCTCTTGGACACCCTGACTATTGGCCTCCAACAGATGGACTTCCTCATGTGCCTGACATTTCTAGAATCAGAAAGAAGGGACGTCCGAGATCTTCTCGAATACGTAATGAGATGGACTGGAGGTCaaacaaaataaatgaaacatCCAGAGTCCATTGCTCAATATGTGGCAGGGTAGGGCACAATAAGAAAACATGTATGGGTGGGGCACCAAGTAGATAG
- the LOC122723964 gene encoding receptor-like protein EIX2: METISQLHIVLPVICLIIGEFALNGKAQMVDCNESDREALIDFKKGLEESEGRISSWRGSNCCQWWGITCDNNTGAVVTVDLHNQYPSGYDASGRYGNWNLSGMIRPSLTKLKSLRYLDLSFNTFNGTIPDFLSSLENLQYLNLSNAGFRGAVPPNLGNLSRLQYLDLSPSFPYYLSVNNFEWVTGLVSLKYLEMTGSNLSMVGLRWIEAFHKLPHLTELHLSSCGLSTFTSTLTFVNFTSLAVLDLHGNQFNSMLPSWLVNISSLVSLDISSSSLYGRIPLGFGELTNLRSLNLGNNDNLTASCSQLLGGSWKKIEVLDFELNKLHGSLPASLGNMTFLTRLNLFHSGIKGGIPGSIGRLCNLQYIDLSSNNLTGSIPEGIENCPSKGPLPSLQQFIASDNQLVGNLPDWLGQLTNLVELNLQWNSLHGPIPASLGNLQHLSELRLEANKLNGSLPESLGQLSNLSALDVSINELTGVISETHFSRLSKLQLLLLSENSFILNLNSHWIPPFQLWYLELGSCHLGPLFPEWLRSQKELKYLHFPNASVSGSIPEWFWEMSGNLSVLNISFNQLEGQLPNPFNIAPFALLDLSSNLFYGPIPLPSAEINLLDLSNNQFSGPIPDNIGKIMPNLVFLSLSNNQITSEVPVSIGEMKSLQVVDLSRNNLTGSIPPSIGNSSLLSVLDLQKNNLSGEILASLGQLNLLQTLHLNNNRFSGEIPSTLQNLSFLETLDLGNNRFYREHSTLDWTDFPTS; the protein is encoded by the coding sequence ATGGAGACAATTTCACAACTTCATATTGTATTGCCTGTTATCTGTTTGATAATAGGAGAATTTGCTCTCAATGGAAAAGCTCAAATGGTGGACTGCAATGAATCTGACAGAGAAGCTCTTATTGACTTCAAAAAGGGTCTTGAAGAATCTGAGGGTCGGATCTCCTCATGGAGAGGAAGCAACTGCTGTCAATGGTGGGGTATAACATGCGATAACAATACTGGAGCTGTTGTTACTGTTGATCTCCACAACCAATATCCATCAGGTTATGATGCTTCTGGCAGGTATGGAAATTGGAACTTGAGTGGAATGATAAGACCTTCACTGACAAAACTCAAGTCCTTGAGATATTTGGACTTGAGCTTCAACACTTTCAATGGCACAATTCCTGATTTCTTATCCTCTCTGGAGAATTTACAATATCTAAACCTGTCAAATGCTGGGTTCAGAGGTGCAGTCCCTCCAAATCTTGGAAATCTCTCTAGGCTGCAATACCTTGATCTCTCCCCCAGCTTTCCTTATTATCTATCTGTCAATAACTTCGAATGGGTGACCGGCCTTGTCTCGTTGAAATATTTGGAAATGACTGGATCAAACCTTTCAATGGTAGGACTAAGATGGATTGAAGCATTCCATAAGCTTCCTCATTTAACTGAGTTGCATTTATCTTCTTGTGGTTTATCAACTTTCACTTCTACTCTTACTTTTGTTAACTTTACATCACTTGCTGTCCTGGACTTGCATGGTAACCAGTTCAATTCCATGTTACCTAGTTGGCTTGTGAATATTAGCAGCCTTGTATCCCTTGACATCAGCTCTAGCAGCTTGTATGGAAGAATTCCACTTGGTTTTGGAGAACTGACAAATTTGCGGTCATTGAATCTTGGTAACAATGACAACCTTACGGCTAGCTGCTCTCAACTGCTTGGGGGAAGCTGGAAAAAGATAGAAGTTCTTGATTTTGAACTCAACAAGTTACATGGGAGCCTTCCTGCTTCCCTGGGGAACATGACTTTTCTCACTCGCCTCAACTTGTTTCACAGTGGTATCAAGGGCGGGATTCCAGGCTCGATCGGAAGACTTTGTAATCTGCAATATATTGACTTATCATCTAATAATCTGACAGGAAGCATACCTGAAGGAATAGAAAACTGCCCCTCCAAAGGACCTCTACCCAGTTTGCAGCAGTTTATTGCTAGTGACAATCAATTGGTCGGTAACCTGCCAGACTGGTTAGGCCAGCTTACGAATCTTGTAGAACTCAATTTGCAGTGGAACTCACTTCATGGTCCCATTCCTGCTTCTTTAGGAAATTTGCAGCATCTATCTGAACTCAGGCTCGAAGCAAATAAACTAAATGGTAGTCTCCCTGAAAGTTTAGGACAACTCTCCAACTTGTCTGCCCTTGATGTTTCTATCAATGAATTAACAGGTGTTATCTCTGAAACTCATTTCTCAAGGCTAAGTAAATTGCAGCTCTTGCTGTTGTCTGAAAATTCATTCATTTTAAATCTCAATTCTCATTGGATCCCACCATTCCAGCTGTGGTATCTTGAACTGGGTTCCTGCCATCTTGGTCCTTTGTTTCCTGAGTGGCTTAGATCTCAAAAGGAGTTGAAGTATCTTCATTTCCCAAATGCCAGTGTTTCAGGTTCAATACCAGAATGGTTTTGGGAAATGTCTGGCAATCTATCTGTGTTGAATATTTCATTTAATCAGTTAGAGGGTCAGTTGCCAAATCCATTTAATATAGCTCCTTTTGCACTTCTTGATTTGAGTTCCAACCTCTTCTATGGACCCATTCCTCTTCCAAGTGCTGAAATCAACTTGCTAGATCTTTCTAACAACCAATTTTCTGGTCCTATCCCTGACAACATTGGTAAAATCATGCCAAATTTGGtgtttctctctctttcaaACAATCAAATAACTTCTGAAGTCCCAGTGTCTATTGGAGAGATGAAATCACTTCAGGTCGTTGATCTTTCGAGAAATAATTTGACAGGAAGCATTCCTCCAAGCATAGGGAATAGTTCTTTGCTCTCTGTTCTAGACCTTCAAAAAAACAATTTGTCCGGCGAGATTCTAGCATCTTTAGGACAACTGAATCTACTTCAGACACTTCACTTAAACAACAACAGATTCTCAGGAGAAATCCCATCAACTCTCCAGAACTTGTCTTTTCTAGAAACTCTAGACCTTGGGAACAACAGGTTTTACAGGGAACATTCCACCTTGGATTGGACAGACTTTCCCACATCTTAG